Part of the Geodermatophilus obscurus DSM 43160 genome is shown below.
CCTGACCTGGGCCGACGAGGCGTCCAACGCCTGGTGGGCGGCCCACGGCCTGCCGTGGGACGAGCTGGTCGCCCGCGGCGTCGACCCGGTGGTCAAGGCGAGCTCCCTGGAGTGGTCGTCGTCGGCGCGGTTCGGTGACACCGTCACGGTGGACGCCGAGACGGGGAAGGTCGGCCGCACCAGCGTGACCGTGCGGTTCACCGTCCGGGTGGGCGAGCGCCTCTGCTGCGTGGTCAGCACCACCTACGTGTGCCTCACCGAGGCCGGCAAGGCGCCGTGGCCGGACGACGTGCGGGCCCGGATCACCGGGGGCTGAGCCCGTCCCCGGGGGGGAGCAGCGGCAGCCCGGCCGGTACGCCGTCCTCGACCAGCCGCCACAGCGCGTCGGTGTCGGCGTGCTCGGCCACCAGGTCGCCGAGGGCGTCCAGCCGCCGCTCGCGGACGGCGGCGAAGTCGGTGTCCGGCGCGGCGACGAAGCGCCGTCCGGCCACCCGGGCGACCTCGGTCAGGAACGCCCGCCGGAAGCCGTCACCCTCCAGCGCCCCGTGCCACGTGGTCCCGAACACCGACCCGGCGCGGGCGCCGTCGAGGAAGCGCTCCGCGGCGTCATCGACGATGACCACGCCGTGGTGGATCTCGTAGCCGCGCACCTCCTGGCCGAACGCCGTGCCCACCGGCCGGCCGAGCGTCTTCTCCGGCGCGAAGCGGACGTCGGCCGGCAGCAGCCCCAGCCCGGGCACCGTGCCGGCCCGCGACTCGACGTCGTCGGTGATCGTCCGGGCCAGCATCTGGGAGCCGCCGCACACGCCGAGCACCGGCCGGCCCGCGGCGGCGTGCCGGGCGACGGCATCGGCCAGGCCGGTGGCCCGCAGCCAGCCCAGGTCGGCGACCGTGGCGCGGGTGCCGGGCAGCACCACGAGGTCGGCGTCGCCGAGCTCCTCGGGGCTGGTCGCGTAGCGCACCAGCACGCCCGGCTCGGCGGCCAGCGCGTCGAGGTCGGTGAAGTTGGACAGCCGCGGCAGCCGGGCGACGGCGACCCGCAGCACCTCCTCGCCGTGCGGCGGACCGGTCGGGGAGGCGCCGGTGGGGACGCCGAGGGAGTCCTCGACGTCCACGGCCGCGCCGGGCAGCCAGGGCAGCACGCCGAGGGTCGGGCGGCCGGTGAGCGCGGTGAGCTGTTCCAGCCCGGGGCCCAGCAGCCGGACGTCGCCACGGAACTTGTTCACCAGGAAGCCGGCGACCAGCCGCTGGTCGGCCGGGGGCATGAGGGCGACCGTGCCGTAGAGCGCCGGGAAGACCCCGCCCCGGTCGATGTCGCCGACGACGACCACCGGCAGCCCCGCCGCGGTGGCCAGCCCCATGTTGGCGATGTCGTCGGCACGGAGGTTGATCTCGGTGGGGGAGCCCGCGCCCTCGCAGACGACCACGTCGAAGCGCGAGCGCAGGTCCTCGAGGCTGGCGAGCACCTGCTCCATCAGCGCTGCCTTCATCGGCCGGTAGGACAGCGCGGTCACGTCCGCGACCGCGTGCCCGAGGACGACGACCTGGCTGGAGTCCTCCCCCCCGGGCTTGAGCAGCACCGGGTTCATCGCCGCCTCGGGCTCGACGCGGGCGGCGGCGGCCTGCATGACCTGCGCCCGGCCGATCTCCGCGCCGTCAGGGGTGACCATCGAGTTGTTGCTCATGTTCTGCGCCTTGAACGGGGCGACCGACACCCCCTGGCGCACCAGCCAGCGGCAGATGCCGGCGGTCACGACCGACTTGCCGGCGTCCGACGTCGTCCCGGCGACGAGCAGGGCGCCGCCGGAGGCCGGGCGCCGGGGAACGGTGCCGCTCATGCCGCCGGCTGCCCCCAGCCGGCCTTCTCCTGACCGGAGAGCTCGGCTATCGCCTCCATGACCCGGTCGGTCACCACGCGGCGGGCCCGGCCGTTGCGGGCCATCCCGCGCTGCTCGGGGAACGTCAGCGGCTCGCCGAAGGTGACCGACACCTTGTGCGGCCGCGGCCAGCGGGAGTCGACCGGCTGCACCCGGTCCGTGCCGTGCACGGCCACGGGGACGACGGGGCAGTCGGCGGTGAGCGCCAGCCAGGCGACCCCGGTCTTGCCGCGGGCCAGCCGCCCGTCGCGCGAGCGGGTGCCCTCCGGGTAGATGCCGAAGCCCTCGCCCCGGCGCAGCACGGCCAGCGCGGTGTCCAGCGCCTCCTGTGCGGCCCGCGACGTCTGCCGCTGCACCGGCATGGCGCCGAGCGCGGTGAACAGGGTCCGGGTCAGCCACCCGCCGATGCCCGTGCCGGTGAAGTACTCGGCCTTGGCCAGGTAGTGCACGCGGCGGGGCGCGGACAGCGGGATGACCATGCTGTCGATGAACGACAGGTGGTTGCTGGCCAGGATCACCGGGCCGGTGGCCGGCACGTTCTCCCGCCCCGTCACGTGCATGCGCAGCACGACGTGGAACAACGGGCGCAGCAGGAACCGGACGACCACGTAGAGCACGCCGCGTCCCCCTTCTCGGCTCGGGGGCGCCGGCGGCCGCCGGCGACAGCGGCATCATCCCGTGCGCCTCGGGAGCGGTCGGCTCCCGGGGCGCACGGCGCGCCCTCAGGAGTGCGGGCGGGGTGGGCAGACGTCGCGCATGAGCGTCTGGATGTCCTCGGGCAGCCCGGCGTGCCCGGCCGCCGACTCGACGATCGCCACGGCGACGTCGCGCACCTTGCGGTGGGAGTTGCTCGAGATGTGCGCCAGCAGGTCGAAGGCCACCTGCTCACCGCAGCTGGTGAGCAGCATGAGGATGCCCTTGGCCTGCTCGATCGCCGCCCGGCTGCTCATCGCGGTGCGCAGCTGGGTCACCTCGGTCTCCAGGGCCTGCACCCGGTCGTCCTCGGACTCGCCTCCGCCCGGCCGGGCCGCCGGCGGGCGGGGCTCCGGCGGCAGCTCCACGAGCACGCCCTCGAGGGCGTCGACCGCCCCGGCCGCGTCCACGACGGGTTCGCCGACGAGGACGGCGGGGCGTTCTGCCCCACCCCGGCTGCCCAGCCGCACCCGCAGGGCGAAGGGCACGCCGGCGGAGCAGGCGCCGGCGATGGCGTCGAGGACCCGCGGCCGGTCGCCGGGGTGGATCGAGCGGGCCAGCAGCTCGGTGCACGGGTGGGCGCCGTTGCGTGCGAGGTTGAGCAGCGCGGACATCTCCGGGGACCAGGTCCACGTGCCGGCGCGCCGGTCGTAGCGGTACCGGCCGGCCAGTCGCCGGGGAGAGGCGCTGCGTGCCGGCTGCGGAGTCGGGCGGTTGCGCGGCGCCGTGCTCCGCGTCAGGGCGGGGGGATGGGTCGCGGTCATGTCGACTCCATGTGGTGTGCCGTCGGGGCCGGCCCGGCCGGGGCGCCGCTGGCCGTGTGTTCGACCACCGCGGTGTGCCGGTCACCCGAGGTCACCGGCCGCTCCGTGTCCCCGGACCGTACGGCGTCCTGCGGCGACACGCACGCGCGTCGACGCTGATCCGGTGCCCCCCCTCCGCGTGTCCCGGTGCGCCGTCCCGAGGCGGTTACGGAACGGCGCTGGACAGCAGCGTGGAGTCAGGGGCGGGGCAGTGCCCGGGCCGCCGCGGCGAGCGCGGCGGCCGCGGTCCACACCGCGCGCGAGAGCCGCACGGCGCGGGGGACGTCGCGCGCCGACGGCGTCCGCCCGCTGCCGAGGACCGGACGGTCCTCCACCCGGCTGCCGTAGACGTTGCGGCCGCCCAGCCGCAGGTCCAGGGCACCGGCCAGCGCCGCCTCGCACCGGCCGGCGTTGGGCGAGGGGTGGGCCGCGCCGTCGCGGTGCCACACCCTCCACGCGCCGCGCGCCGAACCCCCGGCCAGCGGCGCGGTGGCCACGGTGAGCGCGGCGGTCAGCCGGGCGGGCAGCCAGTTGGCGACGTCGTCGGCGCGCGCGGACGCCCAGCCGAAGCGCGCGTACCGCGGCGAGCGGTGGCCCACCATCGCGTCGAGGGTGTTGACGGCGCGGTAGCCGAGGAGGCCGGGCAGGCCGGCCAGCGCCCCCCAGACCAGCGGGGCCACGGCGGCGTCCGAGGTGTTCTCCGCGACCGACTCGACCGTGGCTCGGGCCAGTTCCGGGACCTCGAGCCCGGCGGGGTCCCGGCCGGCCAGGGTGGGCAGCAGGGCGCGGGCGGCGGGCAGGTCGCCGGCGTCCAGGGTGCGCACCATCGCCGTCCCGGCGCGGCCCAGGGACGTGCCGCCGAGGACCGCCCAGGTGGCGGCGGCGGTGACCAGGGTGCGGGCTCTCGGACGGCCGCGGGTGGCGCGGTCCAGCGCGACGCCCAGGGCGGCCGCCGCGCCGGTCAGCAGCCCCGCGTGCGCGACCCCGGCGGTGCGGGAGTCGCGCCAGGTCCGGCGCTCCAGGGCCGCAGCGGCCCGGCCGAAGCCGGCCACCGGGTGCCACCGGCGCGGGTCGGCCAGCAGCAGGTCGGCGGCGGCGCCGAGGGCCAGCCCCGCGGCGGTGGGCAGGTCGCGCGGGGGCAGCACACGGCACATGGTGCCAACCGGCGCCGTCCCTAGGATCGACGGTCATGCGCCTGCCCGGCCGTTACAGCGGCGTCGCCCGGCCGATCGTCACCTACGGCAGCAACCCGGTCCTGCACCGCCCGTGCGCCCCGGTGACCGCGTTCGGCAAGGACCTCCGCCGCCTGGTCCTGGACATGTTCGCGTCGATGGAGGCCGCCGACGGTGTGGGCCTGGCGGCCAACCAGATCGGCGTCGACGCGCGCGTCTTCGTCATCGACTGCCCGGACGCCGACGGCGAGGACGTCGTCGGCTACGTGGTGAACCCCGAGCTGACCGTGCTGGAGCCGCGCGAGGGCGAGCCGGCCGAGGAGGTCACCGACGAGGGCTGTCTCTCGGTGCCCGGCCCCTACGCCGAGCTGCCGCGTGCCTTCCGCGCCCGGGTGGACGGCGTGGACGCGGACGGTGCGCCGGTGTCGATCGAGGCGACCGGGATGGCCGCGCGCTGCCTGCAGCACGAGGTCGACCACCTCGACGGCACCGTGTACGTCGACCGACTGCCCGGAGACCTGCGGGAGCGGCTGCTCGCCGAGGCGGCCGGCCCGGTGGGGGAGCTGCCCGCGTGAGCACGCCCGTGGTCGTCGTCGGGATCGGCGCGGACGGATGGGACGGCCTCTCGCCGCGGGCCCGGAGGGCGGTCGAGGACGCCGACGTGCTGCGCGGCAGCGCCCGCCAGCTGGCCCTCGTGCCGGACGACGTCCCCGCCGAGCGGGTGCCCTGGCCCTCGCCGATGGCCCCGGCCCTGGCCGGGCTGCTCGACGCCCACCCGGGCCGCCGGGTCGTGGTGCTGGCCAGCGGTGACCCGATGCTCTCCGGCGTCGGCGCCTCGTTGGTCCGGCTGCACGGGGCGGGTGCGGTCGAGGTGCTCCCGCACCCCTCGTCGGTGACGCTGGCCTGCGCCCGGCTGGGCTGGGCAGTGGAGGACACGCAGGTCGTGTCGGTCGTCGGCCGGCCGGTCGACCTGGTCGCGGCGCACGCCACCCCCGGCCGGCGGCTGCTGGTGCTCGGCTCGGACGGCCGCACTCCTGCGGAGATCGCCCGGCTGCTGGCCGGGCACGGCTACGGCGCCAGCCGGGTCGTGGCGCTGGCCCAGCTGGGCGGGCCGGCCGAGCGGAGCTTCCGCGGCACCGCCGCCGGCTGGTCGCACGCCGGGACCGACCCGCTCGTGGTCACCGCAGTCGAGGTGGTCGCCGACCCCGGCACCGAGCCGCTGCCCGCCGTGCCCGGCCTGCCCGACGGCGCGTACGCGCACGACGGCCAGCTGACCAAGCGCGACGTCCGCGCGGTCACCCTGGCCCGGCTCGCGCCCGTGCCCGGGCAGCTGCTCTGGGACGTCGGCGCCGGGGCCGGCTCGATCGGCATCGAGTGGATGCGGGTGCACCCGTCCTGCCGGGCGGTCGCCGTGGAGTCCTCGGCCGAGCGGGCGCGACGGATCGCGGAGAACGCCGCGCGGCTCGGCGTCCCCGGGCTGCAGGTGGTCGAGGGCCGCGCGCCGGCCGCGCTCGACCGGCTGCCCGAGCCGGACGCGGTGTTCGTCGGCGGCGGGCTGACCAGCGAGGGCCTGCTGGAGACGTGCTGGGCCGCGCTGCGCCCGGGCGGCCGGCTGGTGGCCAACGCGGTGACCATCGAGGGCGAGGCGGTGCTCGCCGCGTGGCGGTCGCGGGCCGGCGGCGAGCTGATCCGGTTGTCGGTCGCGCACGCGGCGCCGGTCGGCGGCTACACCGGCTGGCGTCCGGCCATGCCCGTGACCATCTGGAGCGCCGTCAGGCCGGCGGTTCCCGCGGGGACCGCCGGAGGTGTCGCATGACGGTCCACTTCATCGGGGCGGGGCCGGGTGCAGCGGACCTGGTCACGCTGCGGGCGGCGCGGCTGATCGCGTCGGCGCCGGTGTGCCTGTACGCGGGGGCGCTCGTGCCGCGCGAGCTGCTCGACACCGCGCCGGCGGGCGCCCGCCTGGTCGACACCGCCGACCTCGACCTCGACCAGATCACCGCCGAGCTGGTCGCCGCGCACGAGGCCGGCCTCGACGTGGCCCGGCTGCACTCCGGCGACCCGTCGATCTGGAGCGCCGTGGCCGAGCAGATGCGCCGGCTCGACGCGGCCGGGGTGCCCTACGAGGTCGTGCCCGGCGTCCCGGCGTTCGCCGCGGCCGCGGCGGCGCTCAAGCGCGAGCTGACCGTGCCGGGGGTGGCGCAGACCGTCGTCCTCACGCGGACCAGCGCCCGGTCCACCCCCATGCCGCCCGGTGAGGAGCTCGCCGCCTACGCGGCCACCGGCGCCACGCTGGTGCTGCACCTCGCCGTCCAGCGGATCGCCGAGCTCGCCCCGGAGCTGGCCGAGCACTACGGGGACGACGGCCCGGTCGCCGTGGTGGCCCGCGCCAGCCGGGACGACGAGCTGGTGCTGCGCGGCACGCTCGCCGACATCGCCGGGCAGGTCGAGGCGGCGGGCGTGAAGCGGACGGCGGTGGTGGTCGTGGGGCCCGTGCTCGCGGCGGCGGAGTTCCCCGACAGCCACCTGTACTCGACGACCCGCGCCCGATGAGGGCTCTCGCCCTCGGCCCCGGTGCAGGGCCCCGCTACGGCCCCGTCCCGGGTCCCGCCCCGAGCGTGCGAGGGGTGGGGAGGACGGGGTCCTTCCCCGTTGGGGGGCAGCGGGGTCCTCTCTCAGGCCTGACCCACCACCGTGCCGGCCCGGTCGATCACCACGACGTCGACCTCGACCGGCGCTCCGCGGAGCACGCCGAGCGCCGTCCTGCGGGCGCCGGCGGCCACCAGGTCGCCCAGCGGCAGCCCGGCCGCCTGGCACTGCTGCAGCGCGTCGAGCGCGGTGTTGGCGCCGCGCACGCCCTCGACCAGCTCGGCCGCCCCGCCGGCGTCGCGCACCATCGCGGCCAGCGACTCCGTCGACACCTGCGAGCGGCCGGAGTGCAGGTCCAGGTGGCCGTCGGCCAGCTTGGCCAGCTTGCCGATGCCGCCGGCGACGGTCAGCCGCGGCACCGGGTGGCGGCGCAGGTACTTGAGCACCGCGCCGGCGAAGTCGCCCATGTCGAGCAGCGCGTCCTCCGGGAGCCCGTAGAGCTCGGTGACCACCCGCTCGCTGGTCGAGCCGGTGCACCCGGCGACGTGCAGGTGCCCGGCGGCGCGGGCGACGTCGATGCCGCGGCGGATCGAGTCGATCCACGACGAGCACGAGTACGGGACGACGACGCCCGTCGTCCCGAGGATCGACAGTCCGCCGAGGATGCCCAGCCGAGGGTTCCACGTCCTGCGGGCGAGTTCCGCGCCGTTCTCCACCGAGACCTCGACGACGACGTCGCCGGTGCCGCCGTACCGGGCGGCGACCGCGGTCACGTGCTCGCGGACGAACTGCCGCGGCATCGGGTTGATCGCCGGCTCGCCCACGGGCAGCGGCAGGCCGGGCTTGGTCACGGTGCCGACGCCCTCGCCGGCCCGGAAGACGACGCCGCTGCCGCGCTCGCCGTGTGTCACCCGGGCCGAGACCAGCGCGCCGTGCGTGACGTCGGGGTCGTCGCCGGCGTCCTTGACGACCCCGACGGTGGCGGCACCGTCCTCGAGCCGTTCGGTGGCCAGCGCGAACGACGGGTGCTTGTCATGGGGCAGGTCGATCTGCACCGGGTCGGGGAACTCGCCGGTCAGCAGCGCGGTGTAGGCCGCGGTGGTGGCCGCGGTCGCGCAGGCGCCCGTCGTCCAGCCGTAGCGCAGCCCCGTGCTGCCCTCGCGCCCCGCCTCGGTCACCTGATCAGCATGCACGGGACCCCGGCGTGACCGGCCGGGTGCTCGTCCTGGGCGGGACGGCGGAGGCCCGGCGGCTCGCGGAGCGGCTGGTGGCCGAGGGCATCGACGTGCTCAGCTCGCTGGCCGGGCGGGTCGCCGACCCGGTGCTCCCACCCGGCGAGGTGCGGATCGGCGGCTTCGGCGGCACGGCCGGTCTGGTGGCGGCGCTGGACGGCGTGGCGGCGCTGGTCGACGCCACGCACCCGTTCGCCGCCACCATGACCGCGCACGCGGCCGCGGCGGCCGCGGTGACCGGCACCCCGCTGCTGCGGCTGCAGCGCCCCGGCTGGACGGCGCAGCCCGGCGACGACTGGCGCTGGGTGGACTCCTTGGAGCAGGCGGCGACGGCGGTGGCCGGCGCCCGCTCGGTGCTGCTGACCACCGGCCGGCAGGGGCTCGCGGCGTTCGCCGGGCTGAGCGCGCACTGCGTCGTCCGCTCGGTGGACCCGCCGGAGCCGCCGCTGCCGGTACGCGCCACGGTGGTCCTCGCCCGCGGCCCGTTCGGCGTCGAGGAGGAGCGGGCGCTGATGACCGCGCACGACGTCGACGTCGTCGTCACCAAGGACAGCGGCGGACCGATGACCGCGGCCAAGCTCACCGCGGCCCGGGAGCTCGGCGTCCCGGTGGTGCTGGTCCGCCGGCCGCCGCTGCCCGGGGGCGTGCCCGTGGCCGCGACCGTGGACCAGGCGGCGGCCTGGCTCAGGGAGCGCGGAACGACCGGGCGGCCAGCCACACCGTCCCGACCGTGATCACCAGGGCGAGCGGGACGTGCGTCGCGATCGAGCCCGAGCTGCCCAGCGCCGCCTGGACGAAGGTCAGCACGAAGACCGCCGCGGCCAGCGCGGCCGGCCACCACACCCGCGTGCGCCGCCCGTGCAGCGCCGTGGCGGCCAGCAGCAGACCGGTGGTCACGTGCAGGGCGATCGCCCCGGCCCCGTGCCCGCCGGTGGCGTCCTCGCCCACCATGATCCGGCCGGCCGAGAGGAACTGCCAGAACAGCACCAGCAGCGCCAGTGCCGCGGCGGCCTGCACCGGCCGGATCGTCGAGGGAGGGGTTACCACGGTGGTGTCGCGGGTCCGGGTCATGGAGTCCTCCGGGGCAGACGACGGCAGGGGGTTGCTTGAAGATGGAAGCAGCTGATCACTCTCCGCACCAGGGGCTCACCCGGCGCCTGGTCCTGTTCGACCTCGACGGCACGCTGGTCGACTCCACCCCCGGCATCTGGGCCTCCGTCCGCGCCGCGGCCGCCGCACTCGGCCTGCCGGAGCCCACGCCGGAACAGCTGCGCGGCATGGTCGGCCCGCCGCTGCAGGAC
Proteins encoded:
- a CDS encoding acyl-CoA thioesterase, which codes for MAARWSSPVRYVECDQQGVVFNAHYLTWADEASNAWWAAHGLPWDELVARGVDPVVKASSLEWSSSARFGDTVTVDAETGKVGRTSVTVRFTVRVGERLCCVVSTTYVCLTEAGKAPWPDDVRARITGG
- a CDS encoding cobalt-precorrin-5B (C(1))-methyltransferase — its product is MTEAGREGSTGLRYGWTTGACATAATTAAYTALLTGEFPDPVQIDLPHDKHPSFALATERLEDGAATVGVVKDAGDDPDVTHGALVSARVTHGERGSGVVFRAGEGVGTVTKPGLPLPVGEPAINPMPRQFVREHVTAVAARYGGTGDVVVEVSVENGAELARRTWNPRLGILGGLSILGTTGVVVPYSCSSWIDSIRRGIDVARAAGHLHVAGCTGSTSERVVTELYGLPEDALLDMGDFAGAVLKYLRRHPVPRLTVAGGIGKLAKLADGHLDLHSGRSQVSTESLAAMVRDAGGAAELVEGVRGANTALDALQQCQAAGLPLGDLVAAGARRTALGVLRGAPVEVDVVVIDRAGTVVGQA
- a CDS encoding cobyric acid synthase, with translation MSGTVPRRPASGGALLVAGTTSDAGKSVVTAGICRWLVRQGVSVAPFKAQNMSNNSMVTPDGAEIGRAQVMQAAAARVEPEAAMNPVLLKPGGEDSSQVVVLGHAVADVTALSYRPMKAALMEQVLASLEDLRSRFDVVVCEGAGSPTEINLRADDIANMGLATAAGLPVVVVGDIDRGGVFPALYGTVALMPPADQRLVAGFLVNKFRGDVRLLGPGLEQLTALTGRPTLGVLPWLPGAAVDVEDSLGVPTGASPTGPPHGEEVLRVAVARLPRLSNFTDLDALAAEPGVLVRYATSPEELGDADLVVLPGTRATVADLGWLRATGLADAVARHAAAGRPVLGVCGGSQMLARTITDDVESRAGTVPGLGLLPADVRFAPEKTLGRPVGTAFGQEVRGYEIHHGVVIVDDAAERFLDGARAGSVFGTTWHGALEGDGFRRAFLTEVARVAGRRFVAAPDTDFAAVRERRLDALGDLVAEHADTDALWRLVEDGVPAGLPLLPPGDGLSPR
- a CDS encoding cobalamin biosynthesis protein, with translation MCRVLPPRDLPTAAGLALGAAADLLLADPRRWHPVAGFGRAAAALERRTWRDSRTAGVAHAGLLTGAAAALGVALDRATRGRPRARTLVTAAATWAVLGGTSLGRAGTAMVRTLDAGDLPAARALLPTLAGRDPAGLEVPELARATVESVAENTSDAAVAPLVWGALAGLPGLLGYRAVNTLDAMVGHRSPRYARFGWASARADDVANWLPARLTAALTVATAPLAGGSARGAWRVWHRDGAAHPSPNAGRCEAALAGALDLRLGGRNVYGSRVEDRPVLGSGRTPSARDVPRAVRLSRAVWTAAAALAAAARALPRP
- the def gene encoding peptide deformylase; amino-acid sequence: MRLPGRYSGVARPIVTYGSNPVLHRPCAPVTAFGKDLRRLVLDMFASMEAADGVGLAANQIGVDARVFVIDCPDADGEDVVGYVVNPELTVLEPREGEPAEEVTDEGCLSVPGPYAELPRAFRARVDGVDADGAPVSIEATGMAARCLQHEVDHLDGTVYVDRLPGDLRERLLAEAAGPVGELPA
- a CDS encoding lysophospholipid acyltransferase family protein, with the protein product MLYVVVRFLLRPLFHVVLRMHVTGRENVPATGPVILASNHLSFIDSMVIPLSAPRRVHYLAKAEYFTGTGIGGWLTRTLFTALGAMPVQRQTSRAAQEALDTALAVLRRGEGFGIYPEGTRSRDGRLARGKTGVAWLALTADCPVVPVAVHGTDRVQPVDSRWPRPHKVSVTFGEPLTFPEQRGMARNGRARRVVTDRVMEAIAELSGQEKAGWGQPAA
- the cobM gene encoding precorrin-4 C(11)-methyltransferase, whose translation is MTVHFIGAGPGAADLVTLRAARLIASAPVCLYAGALVPRELLDTAPAGARLVDTADLDLDQITAELVAAHEAGLDVARLHSGDPSIWSAVAEQMRRLDAAGVPYEVVPGVPAFAAAAAALKRELTVPGVAQTVVLTRTSARSTPMPPGEELAAYAATGATLVLHLAVQRIAELAPELAEHYGDDGPVAVVARASRDDELVLRGTLADIAGQVEAAGVKRTAVVVVGPVLAAAEFPDSHLYSTTRAR
- a CDS encoding bifunctional cobalt-precorrin-7 (C(5))-methyltransferase/cobalt-precorrin-6B (C(15))-methyltransferase gives rise to the protein MSTPVVVVGIGADGWDGLSPRARRAVEDADVLRGSARQLALVPDDVPAERVPWPSPMAPALAGLLDAHPGRRVVVLASGDPMLSGVGASLVRLHGAGAVEVLPHPSSVTLACARLGWAVEDTQVVSVVGRPVDLVAAHATPGRRLLVLGSDGRTPAEIARLLAGHGYGASRVVALAQLGGPAERSFRGTAAGWSHAGTDPLVVTAVEVVADPGTEPLPAVPGLPDGAYAHDGQLTKRDVRAVTLARLAPVPGQLLWDVGAGAGSIGIEWMRVHPSCRAVAVESSAERARRIAENAARLGVPGLQVVEGRAPAALDRLPEPDAVFVGGGLTSEGLLETCWAALRPGGRLVANAVTIEGEAVLAAWRSRAGGELIRLSVAHAAPVGGYTGWRPAMPVTIWSAVRPAVPAGTAGGVA
- a CDS encoding cobalt-precorrin-6A reductase, which encodes MTGRVLVLGGTAEARRLAERLVAEGIDVLSSLAGRVADPVLPPGEVRIGGFGGTAGLVAALDGVAALVDATHPFAATMTAHAAAAAAVTGTPLLRLQRPGWTAQPGDDWRWVDSLEQAATAVAGARSVLLTTGRQGLAAFAGLSAHCVVRSVDPPEPPLPVRATVVLARGPFGVEEERALMTAHDVDVVVTKDSGGPMTAAKLTAARELGVPVVLVRRPPLPGGVPVAATVDQAAAWLRERGTTGRPATPSRP
- a CDS encoding ANTAR domain-containing protein, which codes for MTATHPPALTRSTAPRNRPTPQPARSASPRRLAGRYRYDRRAGTWTWSPEMSALLNLARNGAHPCTELLARSIHPGDRPRVLDAIAGACSAGVPFALRVRLGSRGGAERPAVLVGEPVVDAAGAVDALEGVLVELPPEPRPPAARPGGGESEDDRVQALETEVTQLRTAMSSRAAIEQAKGILMLLTSCGEQVAFDLLAHISSNSHRKVRDVAVAIVESAAGHAGLPEDIQTLMRDVCPPRPHS